AACAATTTCTCAATTTGTCAGGTGTGATGATGAAACCACAGAATGTTACTGTGCACTTATGGGAGGGCAATGTGACTGTGACCTGGGATCCCCCTCAGAAAAATCCAAGAGGTTGTCTCTATACAGTTCAGGTTTCGAAGTAAGAAGCTATTTTATTTTCCATTTCACTCAGATACTTGTTGTattatgacccccccccccccccccccccccaaaagcaTCTAAAATGTCTAAAAGCATCCAGGCACCCTATCCACTGGATGAGCAGGTCTACACATTTTGGACAAAATGTACATGTTGAAAAGctaatgtatgtttttttgtcCTTGTTTCTAGCTACATGGTTAATCCATGGGTCTGGGAAAATGTTACTAAATGTAATCTACTTCATGACACTGTTTGTAACATTGGAACCCTTATCAACGAGTCAGAGGAAAGAGTTGTTCGAGTTGTTGTTCACACATCTCAAGGCACCTTTTACTCCAGTAACAGAAAATTTAACATCAAGAGAAGTAAGTACTTAATTTTTAATGATGCACATGTTACTTTTTTAAAGTGCTGATTCATTTTGTACGGACTTCTTCGTATTCAGCTGTAATTCATCAAGATTAGTCATCTTGTTTTAATGACTGTATTAAATACAAAACTTTTTCTGGCTGTCCTAGGTAAGCTATTGCCACCATCTTTCACGCTGTTGTCCACCACATTTTCTGTACAAGTTAAGATACACAGGAAACAGTTGTCTGGTATCTTTCCCTATGGCTTGGATTATACTGCCTATCTGTGGCCAGAGGGGCAAAATAATCAGGTAGATTTTGCACTATAACATATTAAAGAGGTCTGAACATCTGAAACTGTTCTTAGCCATTCAAAGTCATGTACATACCTatattaatttctttaattGGTGAAGATTAACTAATtgttggtttgtgtgtgtacttttttattttctagaCACAGAGTGGTAGTGACACTGATGAAGATGGTGACATTAGGTTCAGCTCATTGCAACCATGGCAGGTGTACTGTGTGCGTGTGCAGGTAAAGAGTGAAAGTGGTGCCAGGAATATGTCTTCGGTACAGTGCATACAGCTACCAATCGGTAAGCTTGAAGGCATAATTTTTGTTATTTGAATACTATAAGAGCATAACTAAAATatgatgttttctttttgaacATTAAATATGAACTCTGCAATGCAACCCCATTTATTCATGTTCTTGTTCCTTTCCCTTAGATATGGCGTTGATTATCTACTTTGTCTTTCTTGGACTTTTGGGCTTTGTGACTGTCTTAATGATCtttgtttgctgttttttgAGGCGTCCTATAAAAATGCCAGATTCTTTGGTGAGTCATCACAGTACTCAGTTGGTTTCGTCAAAACTAAAAGTAGCAGAAAAAGATTGTTTCGCTGATGAACAAAAAAAGGAACAGAGAAACATCAGAGATGAAGTGAAGCTTATCCGTGGAGCTGTGCACTTCGCTTTTCTTAGAAGTCCAGCCAATATGGCAACCCAGGGAAACAGGGGAATTTGTATGCTCATTTCATTATACATGGTTAGTCCCCCTATTTAGATACTTTGCTTATAGACTGACAGTCTGCTGATGGTGAGGAATATCATTATGCAAAACATGCTATATTATTAtagcatattatatataattgctAGCAAATTTTTAATGCAGCTTCTCAGAGAAACATTCTGATGCATTTTTTTCGgatttttatatttctattaaGGTACTCTCACAatgttattatgtattatgtagcGTTGTTATGTACCTCTCTTTAACCCTTAGAGCTAAAACCAGCTATTTTGGTtggtcatttttaaatataaatgtatatatattctgATCGGCTACACAATATTGTGGTTCATTCAACATGTTAGCTTAAAACAGCCAtatgaatgggcagggctaaacgtCTGTAAGCTGAATAGGTggcaatatgtaaatgagcttgtTTTTATATCTTGTTTTCATCATAGAAACAACAATTTTCTCtatgtttaaatgattttttataatataaaattgGTTTGTGATATGTGCTATAAGCGAGTATATTATATGTCCCCTTCCCCAGAAACCTGTTGTAAACAAATGGCAGCCAATGACTATAGGATTGGATAAAGTGGAAACAGTCACAGACAAAGGATGGATACTTTTCACTAACAAAAATGAGGAAAAGAGGCAAACGTCAGAGGAGAAGATTGATTTAACTGAAGAGGACAAAGATTGGAGAGAAAGCCTTGACAGTGGAGTGAGCATGGAAAAACTGCAACCGTCTGCAAATAACACAGAGGCAGATGAACAGACGAGAGACATACAAGAGGACAGTGGTTGTGGAAGTCTGAAAGGAACCGAAGGCAGTGGAAGCGGTAGGAGAGCCACAGAAGAGCTCCTTTCTCTAGATGAGATAAGTCATGATAGTAGAAATGAAAGAAGGGAGGACAGTGGTTTGGGAATGGGCCACCGAGAGGTGTCCAGTTCTCTAGAGGGGGAGGACAGTGGACTGTTGTCTGAGGTGGTGATTGGAGATGGATATAGGAGTCAG
The sequence above is drawn from the Salminus brasiliensis chromosome 11, fSalBra1.hap2, whole genome shotgun sequence genome and encodes:
- the il10ra gene encoding interleukin-10 receptor subunit alpha, whose protein sequence is MDRNPWVLALVMLFNLMLHISGVMMKPQNVTVHLWEGNVTVTWDPPQKNPRGCLYTVQVSNYMVNPWVWENVTKCNLLHDTVCNIGTLINESEERVVRVVVHTSQGTFYSSNRKFNIKRSKLLPPSFTLLSTTFSVQVKIHRKQLSGIFPYGLDYTAYLWPEGQNNQTQSGSDTDEDGDIRFSSLQPWQVYCVRVQVKSESGARNMSSVQCIQLPIDMALIIYFVFLGLLGFVTVLMIFVCCFLRRPIKMPDSLKPVVNKWQPMTIGLDKVETVTDKGWILFTNKNEEKRQTSEEKIDLTEEDKDWRESLDSGVSMEKLQPSANNTEADEQTRDIQEDSGCGSLKGTEGSGSGRRATEELLSLDEISHDSRNERREDSGLGMGHREVSSSLEGEDSGLLSEVVIGDGYRSQSPSSVDVKNETSEPCDMDTNMAAPLDGYRSGQVTCMCLDHEYCVWCKFKKPLTEDRQSVTQVQTDLGQIVDGDSAISNYRKNLIQTVNLLSMEESVSQSMFPQSDMSTETSPFLFPCPLLLHNGENQACITDANSFTLEDVKLTFF